The following are from one region of the Anomaloglossus baeobatrachus isolate aAnoBae1 chromosome 1, aAnoBae1.hap1, whole genome shotgun sequence genome:
- the DRC10 gene encoding dynein regulatory complex protein 10, with the protein MASNVLSMPQPTVVSSPQPLQSPAGGVVRLLKLSPIKTLPNIDSIKMLEPGRKKLSSIETQRVVAVLDETIKKLELVSLFQHAIENVDRYSVVFGSELAGALREHKRLQDNMERRLQRVKSGEDESSIQGAKTNRVEDADLHFGALHQGVQSSVRNTMRLLLTNPTACKTLRSEGNVRDQASQTLIRFLSELRPFLYEKLLTSPLEQNERRHYLQEITLRDHKNRNILMALEEELNAAILDRDTEISKKNGIIRQLKIKLHQLEKFSENQVKRTMQEAENQQKSDCRASEGKTAKLQQELQQLRSQLNGAIVENREVELGLRKKKYKVETEIENWIQKYDGDMGEKQAELEEVEGMYEEEKAQLVELKEKLAVLEVEYVQIVEERRLAQLRREEAERELASMNRAAIVIQAHWKGYQVRRSMKSKKKKKKKGKGKSAKGKTKK; encoded by the exons ATGGCATCCAATGTCCTTTCCATGCCGCAGCCAACCGTGGTGTCCTCACCTCAGCCATTACAATCTCCAGCTGGCGGTGTTGTGAGACTGTTAAAACTCAGCCCCATCAAGACGCTTCCAAACATTGACAGCATAAAGATGCTGGAGCCTGGCCGTAAGAAGCTGAGCTCCATAGAAACACAGAGGGTGGTGGCAGTGCTGGATGAAACCATCAAAAAGCTGGAGCTGGTCAGTCTGTTCCAACACGCCATTGAAAATGTGGATAGGTACAGTGTGGTGTTTGGTTCAGAGCTGGCGGGAGCATTGCGGGAGCACAAGAGGCTACAGGATAACATGGAAAGACGTCTTCAGCGGGTGAAAAGTGGGGAGGACGAGTCCAGTATCCAAGGGGCAAAAACTAATAGGGTGGAAGACGCTGACCTGCACTTTGGTGCTCTTCATCAAGGTGTTCAGAGCTCCGTGAGGAATACGATGAGGTTACTTTTGACAAATCCAACAGCCTGTAAAACTTTAAGATCTGAAGGAAATGTGCGGGATCAGGCCTCACAGACATTGATCCGCTTTCTGTCAGAGCTACGGCCATTCTTGTATGAGAAGCTCCTCACCAGTCCATTAGAGCAGAATGAGAGAAGGCATTATCTTCAGGAGATTACACTACGGGACCACAAAAACAGGAACATTTTGATGGCTTTGGAAGAAGAACTGAATGCAGCTATTCTGGACCGTGACACTGAG ATCTCAAAGAAAAATGGGATTATCCGGCAGCTTAAGATCAAATTGCATCAGCTGGAAAAGTTTTCAGAAAACCAGGTAAAACGCACAATGCAGGAGGCAGAAAATCAGCAGAAGTCAGATTGCCGGGCGTCCGAAGGGAAAACTGCAAAACTTCAACAGGAGCTGCAGCAACTGAGATCACAGCTGAATGGAGCTATTGTGGAGAACCGCGAGGTAGAGCTAGGCCTCAGAAAG aaaaaatataaAGTAGAAACTGAAATTGAGAACTGGATACAGAAATATGATGGTGACATGGGGGAAAAACAG GCGGAGTTAGAGGAAGTTGAGGGGATGTATGAAGAGGAGAAGGCCCAGCTGGTAGAGCTGAAAGAGAAGCTGGCAGTCCTGGAAGTGGAGTATGTTCAGATTGTGGAGGAAAGACGACTGGCGCAGCTGAGAAGAGAAGAAGCAGAAAGGGAGCTGGCCAGCATGAACCGGGCAGCAATAGTTATCCAGGCCCATTGGAAAGGCTACCAAGTTCGCAGGTCGATGAagtccaaaaaaaagaaaaagaagaaaggaaaaggaaaaagtgcaaaagGAAAGACCAAAAAATAA